A region of Larimichthys crocea isolate SSNF chromosome X, L_crocea_2.0, whole genome shotgun sequence DNA encodes the following proteins:
- the tmem134 gene encoding transmembrane protein 134, translating into MATQFSIDDAFVLEGDEEGAVSDGEAEGWKARDKDREGGGGGGGGEMTFGPLSFSKPQTHPSPAATGSLEHSNLKYQNLENEDALGSSNGNSSFNNFFKISDPATLSYCSSQWSFSTLSSVTQLSAHCCGWVSHPLVKKNRRVVLASFLLLITGVALIFTGVVIQLNPNAGVSSAIFFVPGFLLFIPGVYHVIYISCAVRGRRGFKLFYLPYFEK; encoded by the exons ATGGCAACGCAGTTTAGTATCGACGATGCCTTCGTGCTGGAGGGAGACGAGGAGGGAGCCGTGTCCGACGGAGAGGCCGAGGGATGGAAAGCCAGAGACAAGGAccgagaaggaggaggaggaggaggaggaggggagatgaCGTTTGGTCCTCTAAGTTTCTCCAAACCTCAGACTCATCCCTCGCCCGCTGCCACCGGCTCCCTTGAACACAGCAACCTAAAGTATCAG AATCTGGAAAATGAAGACGCCTTGGGCAGCAGCAACGGCAACTCTTCTTTCAATAACTTCTTCAAAATCAG TGACCCTGCGACTCTGTCTTACTGCAGCTCCCAGTGGTCCTTCAGCACCTTGAGCTCTGTCACGCAGCTTTCTGCACACTGCTGCGG GTGGGTGTCCCATCCGCTggtgaagaaaaacagaagagttgTCCTTGCTTCGTTTCTTCTCCTCATCACTGGAGTTG ctcttatTTTCACGGGTGTTGTCATACAGCTGAATCCAAACGCAG GTGTTTCGAGTGCTATCTTCTTTGTACCTGGATTTCTTCTCTTCATCCCTGGAG TGTACCATGTGATATACATCAGCTGTGCTGTCCGTGGACGAAGAGGCTTCAAATTGTTCTACCtaccttattttgaaaaatga
- the serping1 gene encoding plasma protease C1 inhibitor precursor (The RefSeq protein has 5 substitutions compared to this genomic sequence), with protein MKLQAVLLLLLQLTFELSSCTHLRVVPGATLELPCLSIQTEFTDGAIIWTFNDENVTAQSPGSITFKKRGLLLSISPVTDAHEGKYMCLVKDSTTEIIRTYHVTVEATFGYAIKVNKGTNVYLPCHFPPSSQVKANALWFKETRVGQRIQLHPGDGSTDEVERLEQLYPLDHDQTIVLREVLMEDAGSYTCESPENKKLSTVDILVEVPPTLPPHSCKIEHTAPWEPCQDTNSRTGEPILQESLTEFSTKLYSLLRQWQPSSNLLFSPISISALLSHLLLGARDNARRAIERAVCVPHDFHCVHFQMKKLREKLSGSLQMASQIFYDRQMNLSESFTNQSIQFYGAEPVRLLESGEESKQMINSWVANKTNNKIKHLVDSVPSTAQLILLNAVSFSGQWKVKFELKPQKGLFSKLDGDLIKVPVLYQKNYMMPLTYIAGLKAQVGKFALTDDSSLYILLPPTNTATHLQTVEQKMTDTAVREMIEHMKTVPAEEVEVTLPLIKLDVQTDMNILIKKLGLSSLFEGANLCGLYSEEKVVLDDARHRAFLTLTEQGVEAGAVSSFTFSRSFSSFSVLRPFILLLWSDQANVPLFIGRVTEP; from the exons ATGAAACTTCAGGCCGTGCTTCTCCTCTTGCTGCAGCTCACCTTTGAG cTTTCATCATGCACACATCTCCGGGTGGTACCAGGCGCCACTCTGGAGCTGCCCTGTCTCTCCATTCAGACTGAATTCACTGACGGGGCAATCATCTGGACATTCAATG atgAAAATGTAACCACTCAGTCGCCTGGCTCGATTACATTTAAAAAGCGTGGCTTGCTTCTCTCTATATCTCCTGTGACTGACGCTCACGAGGGCAAGTACATGTGTTTGGTAAAAGACAGCACTACTGAGATAATAAGGACATACCACGTTACAGTCGAAG CAACGTTTGGCTACGCCATCAAGGTGAACAAAGGCACCAACGTTTACCTCCCGTGCCATTTCCCACCTTCAAGCCAAGTCAAGGCCAATGCACTTTGGTTCAAAGAGACGGGAGTTGGCCAGAGAATACAGCTGCATCCTGGAGACGGTTCAACAGATGAGGTCGAGAGACTGGAACAGCTTTATCCACTTGACCATGATCAGACTATCGTACTCAGAGAGGTGCTCATGGAGGACGCTGGAAGTTACACTTGTGAATCTCCCGAGAACAAGAAGCTGAGCACTGTAGACATTCTTGTTGAAG TTCCTCCTACGCTTCCTCCTCACTCGTGCAAGATTGAACACACCGCGCCATGGGAGCCCTGCCAGGACACGAACAGTCGCACTGGGGAACCCATTCTGCAGGAGTCCCTGACAGAGTTCTCCACGAAGCTGTACTCTTTGCTCAGACAGTGGCAACCCTCCAGCAACTTGCTCTTCTCTCCTATCAGTATCAGCGCGTTACTGTCCCACTTGTTGTTAG GTGCGAGGGATAATGCCCGCAGAGCGATTGAGCGGGCCGTCTGTGTGCCTCACGACTTCCACTGCGTTCACTTCCAGATGAAGAAGCTGAGGGAGAAGTTGGCCGGCTCTTTGCAGATGGCTTCTCAGATCTTCTATGACCGAC AAATGAATCTCAGTGAGTCATTTACTAACCAGTCCATCCAGTTTTATGGAGCGGAGCCCGTCCGACTGCTGGAATCCGGCGAGGAAAGCAAACAGATGATCAACAGCTGGGTGGCAAATAAGACCAACAATAAAATCAAGCATTTGGTTGACTCCGTACCAAGCACTGCACAACTGATCCTGCTCAATGCTGTCTCATTTAGTG GTCAGTGGAAGGTCAAGTTTGAACTGAAGCCCCAGAAAGGACTTTTCTCCAAACTGGATGGTGATCTGATAAAGGTGCCCGTCCTCTATCAAAAGAATTACATGATGCCTCTGACGTACATCGCTGGCCTAAAGGCACAG GTGGGGAAGTTTGCTCTCACAGATGACAGCAGTCTTTATATCCTGCTGCCTCCTACCAACACAGCGACTCACCTGCAGACGGTGGAGCAGAAGATGACGGACACGGCTCTGCGTGAAATGATAGAACACATGAAGACGGTCCCTGCTGAGGAGGTCGAGGTCACTCTGCCCCTAATCAAGCTGGACGTCCAAACAGACATGAACATACTTATCAAGAAATTAG GTCTGTCATCACTCTTCGAGGGTGCCAATCTGTGTGGCCTCTATTCTGAAGAGAAGGTAGTTCTGGACGATGCCAGACACAGAGCCTTCCTCGCGCTGACCGAACAGGGAGTCGAGGCCGGAGCCGTCAGCAGTTTCACCTTCTCTCgctccttctcttccttctcgGTCCTGCGGCCtttcatcctgctgctgtggagCGACCAGGCCAACGTGCCGCTCTTTATTGGCAGAGTAACCGAGCCATGA